Part of the Xanthomonas sp. SI genome is shown below.
TCGAGCGCAAGCGCAAGGGCGTCGCAGGGGCGTTCCAGTGGCGGCCCAGCGACGACACCGAAATCTACGTGCAGTACATGCGTTCCACCTACGACATGAACTGGCAGGAGCGCGCGGCGTTCTTCAACGACGACACCAACGCGATCAGTCCCGCCCCCGGCACCACCTTCACCTACGACGCCGACGGCCGTTTCGTCAGCGGCTCGCCGGTGTCCAGTTCCTGGCGCGGCAACGTCACCGGCAACGATGGCGTGCGCTTCTACACCGACAACCGCTACGCGCAGCAGAGCACCACCACCTCCGACCTGTCCGGCGGCTTCAGCCACAAGCTCACCAGCAACCTGACCGTGCGCGGCGACATGCAGCTGGTGCAGTCGGAAAGCGATTCGCTGGACTTCACCGTGTTCAGTTCGATCTACCTGCCGGGCCTGAACTTCGACCTGAGCAACAAGTACCCGGCGGTGTCGATCGCCGATACCAGCTACACGTCCAACCCCTCCAACTATTTCTGGAGCGCGGCGATGGACCACCTGGCGAAGAACCGCGGCCGCGAACTGGCCACGCGCTTCGACCTGGAATACACCTACGACGACAATCCGTGGCTGCGCACCTTCCGCGCCGGTATCCGCGCCACCGACCGCACCCAGACCAACAAGAACTCCGGTTACAACTGGGGCGTGATCAGCGACAACTGGGCGATGATTCCCGGTACCGCCAACGGGACCGGCCTGGCCGACCTGGCCAGCTATTCGCCGGAGTCCTCGGAGCTGTATTCGTATTCGAACCTGTTCCGCGGCAAGGTCAACGTGCCCAACAGCCTGTACTTCCCCAGCAACGCCGCGGTCAAGGACTATGCCGGCACCTCCAAGCTGATCCAGCAGCTGGTGGCGCTGCGCGGCTGGGGCTGGGCGCCGGACCAGTACCAGTTGCAGGACACCAACCGTCAGTTCGAGCGTACCCAGGCGGCCTATGCGGTGCTGTACTTCGGCAACGACGACGCACTGGGCGTGCCGGTGGACGGTAACGTCGGCGTGCGCATCGTGCAGACCAAGACCGAGGCTACCGGCTACGGCCAGTTCCCTGACCTGTCGGCCACCGCGGGGTCGGACGCGCTCAAGGCGCAGTACACCGGGCAGTACTTCCCCAACAACGCGCAGGGCAGCTACACCAACGTGCTGCCGAGCTTCAACATGCGCTTCAAGTTCTCCGATGCGCTGCAATGGCGCATCGCCGCGTCCAAGGCGATGTCGCGTCCGGACTACACCCAGCTGCAGCCGTATCTGTTGCTGGCGGCGACCACCGAGGACGACGGCACTGTGTCCAAGTGGACCGGCACCGCGGGCAATCCGAACCTCAAGCCGATGAAGGCCAATCAGTACGACACCGCGCTGGAATGGTATTTCGACACCAGCGACATGATGTACCTGACCCTGTTCTACAAGAGCGTCAAGGACTACATCTCCACCCAAACCACCACCGAGACCTACGGCGGCCAGGATTGGCTGGTGACGCGGCCGTTCAACATGTCCAAGGGCCGCATCCGCGGTTTCGAATACGGCTACACGCAGTTCTTCGACTCGCTGCCGGGCTGGCTGAGCGGCTTCGGCGTCAATGCCAACTTCACCTTCGTGGACAGCAGCGGCGGCGTCAATTCCGCGACCGATCCCTACACCCAGACCACCGTCACTGGGGTGAGCCTGCCGCTGGAAGGCCTGTCGCGGCGCAGCTACAACCTCGCCGGCATCTACGAGAAGGGACCGTTGTCGGTGCGCCTGGCCTACAACTGGCGTTCGCGCTACCTGCTGACCGCCAGCGACGTGTCGACCAAGCTGCCGACCTGGTCGGACGACTACGGCCAGCTCGACGCTTCGGTGTTCTATCGCTTCACCCCGCACCTGCAGCTCGGTGTCCAGGCCAACAACCTGACCAATACCGTGACCAAGGTGTTGATGGGGCCGACCTCCTATGCCGACGGCGAGGTCGACAACCACCTGTACACGCGCAGCTGGTTCGTCAACGACCGCCGCTACTCGCTGGTGCTGCGCGGCAACTGGTAAGCGGCATCCGCCAAGGCGTTTTCCTGGCCCGCATGCGCCCCGCGCATGCGGGCTTTTTCGTGCCGCCGCGCCGAAACCGGCGCTGCCTTGCAGGTGCGCCGCTATTCATGGTTGTGCACGTGTTTCGTATGTAAAAAAAGTATAGCTAACTGTAAATATTTCATTGGTTGGCGTGGGCGACTGCGACCTATTCTCACCTCCGAGTCGTGATCGCTTTCGATCGCGTGCGCGTCGCGATCATCCCGTGCGCGTCCGGACTTGCGGCCAGCACTCCATTTCGACCGGTGCGGCCGGACAACTAGAAGCGGCGACGTTGCCCTTGGCGCGATCGCCAGATCGTTTGCACATTGTGTCCTGGGAGGGAAACACCATGTCAGCGCCCCATCACCATTGTCCGCCTGCGCGGACCGTGGCGCCCCGTGCTACCCGTTCGATTTCCGGCTGCGGCGTGCGCCGTTCCGCCATTGCCCTGGCCGTCGCTGCGC
Proteins encoded:
- a CDS encoding TonB-dependent receptor — encoded protein: MALSIGLLLSAQAMAQDAADSSKKKSADPVTQLDAIEVKGVRASLIKSQAIKHDAEQIVDSVSAEDIGALPDRSVTETLQRVSGVTIDHFMARNDPDHFSAEGSGVMIRGMTQVRGELNGRDSFSAASGRGLSFEDVPAELMAGVDVYKNPSAEIIEGGLGGTVNLRTRMPFDQPGRVIGFTADENYGDFSKTYKPSGSLLFSDRWNTGVGEMGLMLDVAYSELATRSDGIQVEPFVRRTDPALLAGTDFDKVYVPGGVNWRQLDFERKRKGVAGAFQWRPSDDTEIYVQYMRSTYDMNWQERAAFFNDDTNAISPAPGTTFTYDADGRFVSGSPVSSSWRGNVTGNDGVRFYTDNRYAQQSTTTSDLSGGFSHKLTSNLTVRGDMQLVQSESDSLDFTVFSSIYLPGLNFDLSNKYPAVSIADTSYTSNPSNYFWSAAMDHLAKNRGRELATRFDLEYTYDDNPWLRTFRAGIRATDRTQTNKNSGYNWGVISDNWAMIPGTANGTGLADLASYSPESSELYSYSNLFRGKVNVPNSLYFPSNAAVKDYAGTSKLIQQLVALRGWGWAPDQYQLQDTNRQFERTQAAYAVLYFGNDDALGVPVDGNVGVRIVQTKTEATGYGQFPDLSATAGSDALKAQYTGQYFPNNAQGSYTNVLPSFNMRFKFSDALQWRIAASKAMSRPDYTQLQPYLLLAATTEDDGTVSKWTGTAGNPNLKPMKANQYDTALEWYFDTSDMMYLTLFYKSVKDYISTQTTTETYGGQDWLVTRPFNMSKGRIRGFEYGYTQFFDSLPGWLSGFGVNANFTFVDSSGGVNSATDPYTQTTVTGVSLPLEGLSRRSYNLAGIYEKGPLSVRLAYNWRSRYLLTASDVSTKLPTWSDDYGQLDASVFYRFTPHLQLGVQANNLTNTVTKVLMGPTSYADGEVDNHLYTRSWFVNDRRYSLVLRGNW